The nucleotide window CAAATAGCTTTCGTGGTAGACGACATTCACGCGGCGATGCCTCGCTACGCCAGCGCGCTGCGCGTGGGGCCATGGTTCCTCGCCGAGCATTTCGCTTTGGAGAAATTCTCCTATCGCGGTGCGCCGGCGGCGCCAGACATCAGCCTGTGCTTGGGGTTTTCGGGTTCGATGATGATCGAACTGATTCAGCAGAACTGCACCTCCCCCAGCCCCTACATCGATGAGGCAAATGGGCCCCGCTGCGGCTTCCACCACTGGGGCGTGGCGGCGACGCCAGACGCGTATCAGGACCGGCTTGACGAATTCGTCGACAAGGGTTTTCCGATGGTTCTCGACGCAGTGGTCGGTGCCGGAAGTCGGGCCTCCTACGTCGATTCCGCTTCGGTACTGGGTGGGTTGATCGAACTGATGGAGATCAACCCACCTGTCGAGGAGCTATTCACTCATATGCGCAACAGCGCGACGGCAGGCTATCCGGCGGGTACCATTCTGCCCTTTCCGGGGGCGCCGGGCGCCCAAATGCCCACGCCGAGTGAGATTTGACCCACCCTCTGACTGAACTATCGGCTTGGCGACACTAATTCTTAAACTATGTTCTGCTAAGGATTTCACGATCAAGCTTGTTCGTAAGCGCGCGGCGAACCCACCGAAGGCGAACGCGACGGAGCGCCATGCAACCAGCACCTAGACGTTGTGCTCGCTGGTTGTATGGCAATGACCAACTTGGCGTCAGCACGCATTGATTTTGAACCTATGCCGTCATTTAACGGAGTCTGTCAGAAACGAGGCGTAAGCCAAGAGGCTCACGGGCGTAGTGGCAGCGCTCCGGCTCGCCGGAATCTGTCGTGAAACGCCAGTGTCGCGCTCCGGGAAGCGCCGCTGCGACCGGTCTAGACGCGCGATCCCGATGCGCATCAAGTATTTGAATGGCGCCGGCGGAGCAGCGAAGATGTCATGGCCGACGCGGAGTGTGTATCCATATGCCTCACATACTGCCAACATGCATACGCTGGCACGCGTCGATACGAAAGTCGTGTCGGATGAGCGCGACGCGCACAGCGCCGAATTGCTTGCGACCATGCACGAATGAATCGACGGCACCACTTATGTGGTGCGCGAGACTTCAGGCATCACATTGCCTCTGACATCTCGATCGACGCTGCCGGATGCGACGCACCGTCCTCGCAACTGTATTTTCGGACGGAGAAATCGCCGGGCACTTTGACCGAGAATTAACTCGGGCGACAGGTAACGGACGAGCGCCCGCGCAGCTTTCCCCGAGTAGGCCTCGGTCAGCATCCGCGATCGGGAATTGGTTTTGCCGATGGGGAACAACCGACATATCTGCACTGGCGAAGAACGACTCACGATCAATGCTGGTGCGATGTCCGCTTTCCCGTCTATTTTATTTAGTCATACATAATAAATATCAATATGCAGTACTAGGAGACACGGATGTTCAATAGAATGACAATCGAAAATTTTCGGTATACCATCCTTGCAGGTATGCTGATTAGTGCCGGCGTACATGCGCAGAGCAGCGTGACACTCTACGGCGTGATCGATGCCGGACTGCTCTATGCAAGCAAGACAGCCGATCCGGCCACCGGACAGAATGCAGGCAGGCAGTTCTCGCTCCTCGACGGCGGGAAGTCGCCAAGCCAGTTCGGACTGACCGGGACTGAGGATTTGGGCGACGGCATGAAGGTGAAGTTCAAACTCGAGAGCGGATTCAGTGCCGCGAACGGCGGATTCAACAACTCGAACGGTTACGCATTTGGCCGACAGGCGTGGATCGCGCTCAGCGGGCGATTCGGCGAGGTCAAGGCCGGCCTGCAACCTTCCTCGTTCTTTCTGGCGGTTTACGCGGCAGACCCTCGCGAATTATCGACCTTCGGTAGTGGTCTGGTTACATATGGCGACTCAGTACTCGCCACCGGCATCTTCAATGCGAATGCGGTGAGCTATACCACGCCACGCCTATTCGGCCTCGAAGGTAGCGTGATGTTCGCCCTAGGCGGGACGGCGGGCGATTTTCAGGCCGGACGCCAATATTCGGCGAGTCTAAATTACCAGATTGGCGACCTGATGCTGGTTGCGGCGGCGTACGACGGCAATGAAGGCGGGACGGCACAGACACCGGTTCCGACCGATCTGCCCTTCCTGGGGCGCACGCTGGGCGCGGCGTATAAATGGGGCAATCTCACGACGAAGGCATCGTTTACAAACTACAAGGTGGCGGGTTCGTTCAATAGCAACGTATATGGCGTGGGTCTCGATTACCTGGTTTCGCCGGCCTTTGACATCGACAGCGGCGTCTGGATCACCAGCGATCGGAACGATGCGACCAATCATTCGCTATTGTTCGCGATGGGCGCGCAGTACTTTCTGTCGAAAGCAACGACGCTCTACGCACAGGTTGCGGTGGTGAATAATCATGGCGCGATGAACACGGGCCTGTCCGCTAATAACGTCCTGTTCGGCACGTCGGGCACGACGACCGGCGCCAACGTGGGCATACGCCATTTGTTCTGAACGGTGTCGGTCACTCCAAGCGAGTTGCGGCTCGAAAAGGACGCGTTGCCTAGGGCGGACATCGAGCCCCATTGTTTATGGCGGAGAAGGAACGCTGTGAGTAGGAGCTTGCCGGGCGGTGTCAGAAGCGGCAGCACCGTGTTAGTCGATCAAGTCGAACATGACTGCCGACCTGGTAATTGATGCGCTGACGATGGCGTGGTTCCGCCGCAAGCCGGGGTCCGGTGTAATGCACCATTCGGATCGCGGCAGCCCAGTACGCCAGTCATGCCTTTCAGCATAAGCTGGCCGAGTACGGAATGACGTGTCCGATGAGTCGCAAAGGAAATTGTTGGGTTGAGACCTCGACGGAGAGCTTCTTCGACAGCCTGAAGAACAAACGCGTTCACGAAAGACGCTACGCGACGCATGCTGAAGCGATTACGGACTTGTTTGAATACGTCGAAGTGTTTTATAACCGGAGTCGTCGCCACTCCACGCTCGGCAATGTGTCGCCGACACAGTTCATTAAGAACTGGATGGCGACTCAGCAGGAGAAGAATCTGGCGGCATGATGTCCGACCCGTGGAACACGAAATACAAGGGGAAGCTCATTCGATTAAACGTCCGATCGCAGCGTCATACTCATCGACAAGTCGTTTGACCACTTCTGCTGCGCCGGGAAGGTCATTGACAAGTCCAGCCGATTGTCCCAATTCCACCTTGCCGCGCTCAATGTCCCCTTCGAGCGCGGCCTGACGCAGCGAGCTGCTAGCAAACAACACCTTGTACGCTGCCTGGTCGCGTTCATTGATGTCCGCATGCAACACCGCCTGTGCAAAGGCATTTTTCGTCATACGGATCGGCAATTGTCTGATGCCGACGAGCGTTGTACCGTCGATGTCGGTTTCCAGCACAACTCTTTTATAATTCTCGTGCACGCCCGACTCTCGGGTCGCGATGAAGCGTGTACCAAGTTGTACAGCGTCTGCGCCGAGCGCGAGCAGGGCAGCGATCCCATAACCGTCGGCCACGCCTCCTCCGGCCACTATTGGAATAGAGAATTCAGTAGCGGCGCGACGTACTGCAACGAGCGTGCTGACACCATTGGCTGGCGGATGGCCGCCGGCTTCAGCGCCAACCACAACGAGTGCATCTACGCCCGCGGCTACGGCCTTGCGAGCGTGCTCTAGCGTCGAGACGACGTGAATCCACCGGGTGCCAAGTGCATGGAAACGGGCAAGATGAGCCTTTGGCCCCCCCTGCGAAGCGAAGACGACGGGCACGCGCTCTTCCTCAATCACGTCGAGGAAGCGCTCTGCTTCGGGCCGGTATAACGGCAGATTGACCGCAAAAGTTTTATCGCCAACCTTTTGCTTGACTTCGCGAACCGCGTCTCGGAATGCGTCAAGATACATCGGGCCTGCAGCGATAACGCCAAGGCCGCCAGCATTGGTGACAGCTGACGGCAAAGCGGCGTTCGAGGACGCCCAGCTCATTCCGGCTTGGATGATCGGATAGCGGATGTTAAGCATTTCCGTAAGACGCGTCTGCTTCATGTCGGTTTTTTCCTATCTTGGCCATGCGCCCATGGACCTTGCTACTGTAGCGAGAGACCAGACTGGCGGACTTTGAAAACGGACGTCCTGTTTGGTCTGTACGCGTCAGATGTTGATAACACGCGGCTGATGCGGCACAGCTACTGTGCTCACTTCAGGGAGCACAGTAGTCTTTGTACGCTCGCGCGGCAGATGTGCTCAGGCGAGTCCAAACTCGCGGATTGCATAATCCCGCAGTTTGTTTTTTTGGACCTTGGCACTGCCAGTCATGCCGATCTCGTCGAAAGATGCCACCACGCGCAGGTATCGAGGTACCTTGAAGTTGGCGCACCGTCCCTTACACCACGCGATCAGTTCCTCATCCGTCGCGCTTGTGCCCGGGCGAAGCACTATGAAGGCGGCTGCAACCTCGCCGAGCCTGGGGTCTGGTACACCGACTACTTGCGCAAGCTGAACCGCTGGATGAGCGAATAACGTTTCTTCAACCTCGGCTGGCGCAACATTTTCTCCTCCGACGCGAAATACGTCCTTTAAGCGGCCGAGCATGCGCAGTCGTCCCGCGGCGTCAATGACGCCCAGATCGCCAGTACGCAGCCAACCATCCTCGCTAAATGCCTGCGCGGTCTCTTTGGGCTTGTTGTAGTAGCCCTTCATCACGCTCCATCCACGAACCTGGATTTCTCCCGGCTCGTTGGCCGGTTGTACAGCGTTGCTTTCAGTTGACACCGTGCGGATCTCGATACCGGGGTGCGGATGGGCCCAGCCCGCGACACGCAACGCAAGCGGCTCACGCCAGTCATTGAGCACCACATTCGGCGATGCTTCAGATTGACCATAGGCACCAACCATGTAAGGCACGCCCATCACGTCGTGAATTTTTTGCATAATCTCAGGCCCAGCCGCCGCCCAGCCACCTCGAAGATGGATGCGCTCGCGACGAAATTCAGGATGGCTCATCATCATGAGAAAAATCGTGTCGTTTCCGGAAGTGAGCGTGCATCTTTCTTCATCGAGAATCGTGAGGACGTTAGCGACATCGAATGACGGAACGGAAAGCAGGCATGCGCCGGTGACCAGAGCCACGAGTAACGACATTGTCGTTCCTGCGACATGAAAGAACGGACGTACGCTGAAGTACCGGTCGTCCGCCCGCACGCCGATGCGCAGGCTAGATGCTGCGGCGTTCAGCAGCATATTGCGATGCCGCAACAACACGCCCTTGGGAAACGACGTGGTCCCGGAGGTGTACTGGATCAGCAGAATGTCGTCGGGTACGACCTTCTGTGTACGTCGCGCAACTTCCGCGCGATCTTCGGGCGTATCGTCTAACGTGTCGAAATGCTCCACCCCTGCTGGAATTTCGCGGTCGGTCTTGCCAACCATCACAGCACGTCGGAGCAATGGCAGCACCTGACCTGGAAGCGAAGTGTAGAAGGCGGGTTCCACGTCATGTAACAAGTGGGAATAATCGATATTCAAAAACTTGTCGACGTAGAACAGCACCCGTACGTCGCTTTGCTTGAGGCAATAGTTCAGCTCGTCGGTCTTGAAGCGCGTGTTGACCGGCACCGTAACCGCACCGATCGTTGCCGCCGCATAGAACAGCACAACCCAGTCAATCGAATTGCCCATCATGATGCCAACATGTTCGCCATGCTGGACGCCTGCGGCGATCATACGCGCTGCCGCGCTATTGACGCGAGCGGCGAGGGTCCGATAATCGACGCGCTCCCCATCGATTACAAGCGCCTCTGCATCTGGGGTGGAGGCCGCCCGCGCGGTGAGTACCGCGTGCAGTATGACCGGTTGCGTCAAGCCAAAAAGTTGTTCGATTTCTTTAGTCATGGCTGCCTCCGTTATTCTGTCCGACGGTGGCTGTAGAGCCAAAGGACGCGATTGATTGCTTCCAGTCCGCGTTTTGAAGCAGTGTGTCGATCGCCAGGATTTCGATTGCAAGTGCGCCAGCGGGGTCGCTTTCGACGCCGCGATCAACGCACTGTCTTGTCAGGCGCATCGCGAGCGGCGGCGCAGCCGCAATATCGCGCGCCATTTGACGTGCGGTCGCGAGAGCGTCGCTCGAGTCGACGATCCTCGAGACGAGCCCTACTGCGAGCGCTTCCGAGGCAGAAAGCGAGCGACCGGTAAAGGCCATGTCTTTGGCCAGCCGTTTGCCGACCGCGCGAGGCAGCCGCTGAGTGGCGCCGACGGTACCCCACAACGCCTCTGGCGTACGGAAGCTAGCGTTCTCCGTGGCCACGATGAAATCGCACGCCATCGCAATCTCTCCTCCTGAACCCACCGCTGCGCCCTCGACCAACGCGATACACGGCTTGCCGATCTGCTCGAGAGCGTCATACGCGGCGAACGCTTTCAGGCGTCTCGCACGGACATCATCGATCGTCATGCCTTTGCGCTCTTTCAGATCCGCGCCTGCACAGAAAACTGGTCCATTCGCACGCACAATCACGCAACGGACCGACTCGTCGTCACGCAAGGTGACGGCGACCTTCCGCAGCGCATCGCACATCGCGCCGTTGAGGGCATTTCGCTGGTCTGGACGGTTCAGGACTATTTCGGCCACTGCTTCCTGTCGTTCGACGATCAGTGTCTCAATCTCTTTCATGAAGTCTCCCCTTGCGGACGATGTGACCGTAAAGGGTCCCATTGCCCTTGATGTTCTAGATCGCGCCGTCGCGCCGGAGCGCCTCGATGCGTGAGGTGGTGTAGCCAAGCCGCTCGCGCAGCACAATGTCGGTGTGTTCGCCCAGCAGCGGCGGGCGGGCGACCTCAGGATTCGCGTATCCGTCAAACTTGAACGGAAGCGGCAACGCGCCAAATGTTCCAATCGATGGATGATCGAATTCACTAATCATGCCGCGTGCCTTCACATGGGGATCGCTCAGAACCTCGGCAACATTCTTGACCGGGCCGGCCGGAACGCCTGCGGCGTCACATGCGTCGCAAAGGGACTTCTGCGTCCACCATGATATGGCCTGAGTCAGACCTCGCATCACGCGGTCGCGGTGCTCAACCCGGCCGGCGTTTGTGGAAAGTGCGGCGTCCTCGGCAAATTCCTGGAGCCCCAGCAGTTTGCACAGTGGCAGCCAGTGCTGGTCGCTACATGTGATATGGACGTATGTGTCGCCGCTGCATGCAAAGGTAGCCGACGGGACGCGTCCAGGATGCTCGGTCCCCATGCGCGGAGGTATTTCATTCAAAGCGAAGTAGCGTCCGGCAGCGAGCGTCAGAAGGCTCACCTGGCCGTCAAGCATCGAAAAGTCGATGTAGCCGCCCTTGCCGCTGATTGTGCGGCCATGTAGGGCCGACAGAATCGCGATCGCGATCCATAGTCCGGACGACAGATCGGCTATGGGCAAGCCAGGCTTGACGGGAGGTCCACCGCGCTCGCCGGTAAGGCTCATCAGTCCGCCCATCGCCTGAAATACGGTGTCGTAGCCCTTGCGCTTCGCGTACGGTCCGGTCTGTCCGAAACCGGTGCAGGAAACGTACACCAGCCGGTCGTTGAGCTCCCGAAGGGTCGACTGGTCAAGGCCATAGCGCGTGAGCGTTCCAACCGGGAAATTCTCCAGCAGCACGTCCGCGTCCCGCGTGAGATCTCGCACAATCTGCCGCCCCGCCTCGGTTTTCAGGTTGACAGTCACCGACAGTTTGCTGCGGTTACATGCGAAGTAATACGCAGACTCGCTCCCGACCTGCGGCTCAAAGGTCCGAGTTTCGTCGCCCGAACCGGGTTGCTCGATTTTGATGACCGTTGCTCCGAGTTCAGCAAGGATCATGTCCGCGAACGGACAGGCGAGTACTCGAGCGAGTTCGACGATGGTGACGTTGGCTAGCGGTTTGGTAAGCACGTTCATGCCTTCCTGGTGCTGTTCTGACGGAATCCGCGCATCATCATGTTGGTGTCAAGCGAAGTATCCAGCGCTTGCTGTAACGGAAGATCCGCGACGCGGTGAAACAGACGCTTGGTTGCGGCCATCGCTGGGGTATCGAAGGCTGCAAGTCTCTGCGCCATCTCGATTGCGCTCGCAAGCAGTCTTTCGTCTGGCGCAATGCGATTGACAAGGCCAAGTTCGAGCGCGCGCCCGGCGCCAATGGTATCGCCGAGAGAAACCAGTTCAAACGCAGCCTTGCGACCTACCTGACGGACCAGATTAGCCATCACGATAGCGGCAACAATGCCATGCTTGAGTTCCGGATAGCCGAGCTTCATGCTTTCGCCGGCCACCACGATGTCACAAGCGATCGCGAGGCCCGCACCTCCGCCCATTGCATAGCCGTGCGCAGCGCCGATGACGGGCTTGCCGATCTGAGAGAACACCCGATGCAGGTCCGTAGTCAGATGCGCGCGCGCCAACGCAGCCTGCGCAGCACTGGCTGTGTCGGACGGATTGACGAAACCACCAAATTCTTTTGTATCGGCTCCCGCACAGAATGCCGCACCGGCCCCGGAAAGAACTATCGCTGCAACCGTCGGGTCCCGATCGGCATCCCGCAGTGCCGAGAGGAGAGCCTGCGTCAGTTCATTGTTGAGCGCATTGCGCTTGTCAGGCCGGTTCATTGTCAGCGCTCGAACGGCACCATGGTCTTCAATCAACAAACAGGAGGTCGGGGTGGTCATCGGCAAACTCGGCGATATCGGTGGTCGGGGGGCGGCAAACGTCCGCGCTTCGATTGAAGATTAATACATTATGCGTGATAACGTCAAATATATTCGTGGCATTGCAGTGCTGTTTTTGGGAGTTTTTGTGAGCGTATACCCGCATGAGCTGGTGATTTATTGATTAGGTCAAAGCCGATCCATCAATCAGAAATCCGCTATGAATCAATGATTATCGGCTTTCTCACTTGATTGTTTGTGCGGATGTCACGCTAGAGTTTGTCAAATTTTGGCTCGTGGCAAGCCAGCTGATGTCGCCTCTCGTCTCCGAAAGATAGTTGACACTAGCACGCATAGGTGTTTTGATTCGTGCAACGTCAAACTCCTCGTCGACGAGACGACCCCCACGAATCATGTCTGAGCTGAATCTCTGTGAATGTTTTGCCCGCGACGGTTTGCAGCACGAACCTGAATTCATTGCCACGAAGCAGAAGGTCGCCCTGATCGAGCAGTTTGCTGAAGCCGGTTTTCAACGGGTTGAAGCAACCTCGTACTCAAATCCGGCGGTGGTCCCACAGTTTGCCGATGCTAGCGCTGTACTTGAATCACTTTCGCGTCTCGCCGGTGTGTATTACAAAGCGACCTGCGCCAACGTGCGTGCCGTCGAGCGAGCGGTAGCCGACCTGAACGCTGGAATCGGTGCAAACGAAATAAGTCTTCTGGTATCCGCAAGCGAAGCCCACTCGCAGCGCAATCTGAAACAATCGCGCGAGGACCAATGGCAACGAGTGGCAGCGATGGCGACAGCGGCGAGCGGCCGGTTTCGCTTGATCGGAACCATTTCTGTCGCGTTCGGCTGTCCATTCGAGGGCGACGTCGACTCCCGATCAGTGTTGCGGGACGTCGAACGTTTCGCGGCTTTAGGGGTGAAATACGTGACGCTAGGTGACACGATCGGCGTCGCGACCCAGAGCTCGACTCAGACACTTTTCAAGGAGATGCTCCGCCGCTTTCCTGAGATCCATGCAATAGCGCACTTTCACGATACGCGCGGTACGGGCATCGTCAATTACCTGGCCGCTTTAGAGGCGGGCGTGCGTCACTTCGACGTAGCGCTTGGCGGCGTCGGTGGACATCCGGCCAAGGTCAAGTATGGCGGCGGAGTTACCGGAAACGTATGCACTGAAGACTTCGTGAATGTACTGGAGACGATGGGTGTCGACACGGGCATCGATCTGGACGCAATGATGCAGGCGTCAAATGCATGTGAAGCTGTTCTTGGGCGCGAATTGTCCAGCCGTGTCGCGCGCACCGGGCTCAATCCGTTACTACGTCCGGTGAGTGCGACATGAACGACGTGGGAATCCCTGAATCGCCGGCGTGGCCCCACGCGCCCGGCGGACCCAAGGCGCCGTTAGCGATCGAATCAGCGTTCTGCCTCGAGCATGGTTTCGAGCTTATCGAGTACGGCGATGGGTGCGCAAAAATCTCATGTGAAGTGCTATCGCGTCATCTGAACCGCCACGGGAACGCACATGGCGGTCTGATTGCCGCGCTGCTTGACACATCCATGGGTCTCGCCACGCGGACGAGCGGCAACATTGAGAATGTCGGCACCGCGAGCCTCAATGTCAACTATTTGCGACCCGCGCATGGCCGTGTCGTCGCGCGGGCCCGAATGCGCAGGTTTGGACGCACGCTTGCGTTCTGTGACGCCGAAGCAATCGATGCCCGCGATCAGATCGTAGCCACAGCCACCGGTGTTTTCGCAATTGTGCATCTGACGAGATGACTGAACCGCGCCATGTACGCAGACACCTCGTCTCTCTAAAACCACATAAGGATCCCATTTATGTCCAGCTATAAGGACGTGCTTCTTTTTATCGACGGCGAGTGGCAAGCGGGAGCTGAGCAGCGCACGATTCAGGTCGTGAATCCCGCCACCGAGGATGTGATTGGAACCGTAGCGCACGCGGAGCGTGCCGACCTTGATGCCGCGCTAACAGCGGCAAAAAAAGGATTCGACAAGTGGAAGAGCGTCAGCGCGTTCGAGCGCGCGGGCATCATGCGCAAGGCGGCGCAGTTGCTGCGCGAGCGTTCCGCAGATATCGCGCAACTGATGACGCTGGAACAGGGCAAACCACTGGCCGAGGCGCAGGGCGAGGCTATGTCCGCAGCCGACATTATCGACTGGTTTGCGGACGAAGGTCGTCGCGCCTATGGACGCATGATTCCATCCCGCATCCCGGGTTCATATCAGCTTGTCATCAAAGAACCAGTAGGGCCGGTCGCCGCCTTCTCGCCGTGGAACTTTCCGATTAATCAGGTCGTGCGCAAATTGTCCGCTGCGGTCGCGGCCGGCTGCTCGATCATCGTGAAGGCGCCGGAGGAAACGCCAGCGGCGCCGGCCGAACTGGTGCGAGCATTTGCGGATGCGGGCGTGCCGCCGGGTGTCATCAACCTGGTGTTCGGTGACCCGGCTACGATCTCTGAATATCTGATACCACACCCGGTAATCCGAAAGGTTTCTTTCACAGGCTCGACCGTTGTTGGTAAGCATCTCGCGGCACTTGCCGGCCAACACATGAAGAAGGTGACAATGGAACTCGGTGGCCACGGCCCAGTGCTCGTGTTTGACGATGCTGACGTCGAGACTGCCGCGACTCAACTGGCCACTTTCAAACTGCGCAACGCAGGACAGGTCTGCACTTCCCCGACTCGCTTTATCGTGCAACGGGGAGTGTTCGGCCGGTTTGTCGAGGCCTTTATCGAAGTAACCCGGAAGGCGTGCGTCGGCGACGGTCTTGTGGAAGGTACGACGATGGGGCCGTTAGCTAACGAACGTCGTTTGCGAGCGCTTGAGGGTTTGGTCGAAGACGCGATAGCGGGCGGAGCAGAATTGCGCGCCGGTGGCCGTCGAATCGGCGATCGCGGATATTTCTTCGAGCCGACCGTTCTGGTGGGCACTGCGCCGTCCGCCCGCATCATGAGCGAAGAACCGTTCGGACCCGTTGCGGTCCTGAACGCATTTGACACGATCGACGAGATGATCGCCGAGGCTAATCGCTTGCCATTTGGGCTGTGCGCATTCGCTTACACGAAGTCCGCGAAGACTTCGCATCGCGTGGCCGCGGAAGTTGAGACCGGGATGATCACGATCAACCAGATTGCAATCGCCTTTCCTGAAGTGCCTTTCGGCGGCGTGAAGGATAGTGGGTACGGCACGGAAGGGGGGGCGGAGGCACTCGACGCATACCTCAATCTCAAATATGTCTCGCAACTAGACATCTAGAGGCATTCGCCCGGACGGGGCGGCATGTGCATTTGTGCCGCCCCGTCGGTTTGCAATGATCCATTCTGGTCCTGCCAGCGGTCAGCGCGTGAGAGAGCGTACCAGTCGGTACCCTGGTGATGAAAACCCCGACCGGAAATTGATTTTGTTTGTTTGACATGCGTGACTTTGTCACATACCATTGGTTTGAAGATGCCCTGCGGCCGAAATCTTGAACACGTGCGTTTCAGCGACTTAATTGTCGACTTCACGACGGGATGCAAGGGGGGCGTTGCGCGCGAATCGGCCCAAAAACTCGCGATAGGGCCTGTTAAAAACTGGGGCCTGCGAGACCGATGCAGCAACGCATGGTAGTAAAAACGCAAGAAAGAATTTTGATTATTTGATTTGCGTGACTATGTCACATACTATTGTTTCGCGGCCGAAGGTGGTGAGTTTCCAGACGCCTGATTGGCCAGCCATGCAACGACTGAACTTTCACTTCTAGGCAGACGACGTATATGGAACACACTTCTCTTCGCGATCGCGACGTTGCGTACCAGATTCACCCGCATACCAACTTTGGCGCCCATGAATCCGCCGGGCCGATGGTGATCTCCTCGGGGCGCGGCATTTTCGTAACAGACGAGTCGGGCAAGGAGTACCTCGAGGGCATGTCCGGGTTGTGGTGCACCAACCTCGGTTTCAGCGAGCCGCGGCTGGCGGAGGCGGCGGCACGTCAGTTTGCGCGGCTTCCGTATTATCAGAACTTCGCGAACAAGGCTACCGAACCGGCTATCGAGCTCGCTGAGAATCTGATTCGCCACGCGCCCTCGCCGATGTCGAAAGTGTTGTTTCAAAGCTCGGGATCGGAAGCGAACGACACCGCGATGAAGCTGGTCTGGTATTACCACCACGGCATCGGCAAGCCCGAGAAGCGGAAGATCATCAGCCGGCAACGCTCCTATCACGGCACGTCGGTGGCAACTGGTAGCTTGACGGGGTTGCCGCATATTCACCGCGATTTCAACCTGCCCATCACGGGCGTCATACACGTAAGCTGCCCGCATTTTTACCACAGCGCGCAGCCAGGGGAGTCCGAGCAGGAATTTGTCGCACGCTTGGTCGATGAACTGGAAAGCACGATCCTGCGCGAAGGGCCGGAGACGGTTGGCGCATTTATCGCCGAACCGGTTATGGGCACAGGCGGTGTAGTCGTGGCGCCAGACGGATATTTCGAAAAGGTGCAGGCCGTACTGAGCAAATACGAGGTGCTGTTTATCGTCGACGAAGTCATCTGTGGCATGGGGCGCACCGGTCACTGGTGGGGCTCGAACGCCTATAACCTGCAGCCTGACATGCTGGTGAGTGCCAAAGGCCTCTCGTCTGCCTATCTTCCGATTTCGGCACTGCTAGTGAACGACAAGGTCTATAGCGTACTGAAGGAA belongs to Burkholderia sp. GAS332 and includes:
- a CDS encoding Crotonobetainyl-CoA:carnitine CoA-transferase CaiB, which gives rise to MNVLTKPLANVTIVELARVLACPFADMILAELGATVIKIEQPGSGDETRTFEPQVGSESAYYFACNRSKLSVTVNLKTEAGRQIVRDLTRDADVLLENFPVGTLTRYGLDQSTLRELNDRLVYVSCTGFGQTGPYAKRKGYDTVFQAMGGLMSLTGERGGPPVKPGLPIADLSSGLWIAIAILSALHGRTISGKGGYIDFSMLDGQVSLLTLAAGRYFALNEIPPRMGTEHPGRVPSATFACSGDTYVHITCSDQHWLPLCKLLGLQEFAEDAALSTNAGRVEHRDRVMRGLTQAISWWTQKSLCDACDAAGVPAGPVKNVAEVLSDPHVKARGMISEFDHPSIGTFGALPLPFKFDGYANPEVARPPLLGEHTDIVLRERLGYTTSRIEALRRDGAI
- a CDS encoding Outer membrane protein (porin) translates to MFNRMTIENFRYTILAGMLISAGVHAQSSVTLYGVIDAGLLYASKTADPATGQNAGRQFSLLDGGKSPSQFGLTGTEDLGDGMKVKFKLESGFSAANGGFNNSNGYAFGRQAWIALSGRFGEVKAGLQPSSFFLAVYAADPRELSTFGSGLVTYGDSVLATGIFNANAVSYTTPRLFGLEGSVMFALGGTAGDFQAGRQYSASLNYQIGDLMLVAAAYDGNEGGTAQTPVPTDLPFLGRTLGAAYKWGNLTTKASFTNYKVAGSFNSNVYGVGLDYLVSPAFDIDSGVWITSDRNDATNHSLLFAMGAQYFLSKATTLYAQVAVVNNHGAMNTGLSANNVLFGTSGTTTGANVGIRHLF
- a CDS encoding Glyoxalase/Bleomycin resistance protein/Dioxygenase superfamily protein → MWKWGPPLDGIIQIAFVVDDIHAAMPRYASALRVGPWFLAEHFALEKFSYRGAPAAPDISLCLGFSGSMMIELIQQNCTSPSPYIDEANGPRCGFHHWGVAATPDAYQDRLDEFVDKGFPMVLDAVVGAGSRASYVDSASVLGGLIELMEINPPVEELFTHMRNSATAGYPAGTILPFPGAPGAQMPTPSEI
- a CDS encoding fatty-acyl-CoA synthase, with protein sequence MTKEIEQLFGLTQPVILHAVLTARAASTPDAEALVIDGERVDYRTLAARVNSAAARMIAAGVQHGEHVGIMMGNSIDWVVLFYAAATIGAVTVPVNTRFKTDELNYCLKQSDVRVLFYVDKFLNIDYSHLLHDVEPAFYTSLPGQVLPLLRRAVMVGKTDREIPAGVEHFDTLDDTPEDRAEVARRTQKVVPDDILLIQYTSGTTSFPKGVLLRHRNMLLNAAASSLRIGVRADDRYFSVRPFFHVAGTTMSLLVALVTGACLLSVPSFDVANVLTILDEERCTLTSGNDTIFLMMMSHPEFRRERIHLRGGWAAAGPEIMQKIHDVMGVPYMVGAYGQSEASPNVVLNDWREPLALRVAGWAHPHPGIEIRTVSTESNAVQPANEPGEIQVRGWSVMKGYYNKPKETAQAFSEDGWLRTGDLGVIDAAGRLRMLGRLKDVFRVGGENVAPAEVEETLFAHPAVQLAQVVGVPDPRLGEVAAAFIVLRPGTSATDEELIAWCKGRCANFKVPRYLRVVASFDEIGMTGSAKVQKNKLRDYAIREFGLA
- a CDS encoding enoyl-CoA hydratase, whose protein sequence is MKEIETLIVERQEAVAEIVLNRPDQRNALNGAMCDALRKVAVTLRDDESVRCVIVRANGPVFCAGADLKERKGMTIDDVRARRLKAFAAYDALEQIGKPCIALVEGAAVGSGGEIAMACDFIVATENASFRTPEALWGTVGATQRLPRAVGKRLAKDMAFTGRSLSASEALAVGLVSRIVDSSDALATARQMARDIAAAPPLAMRLTRQCVDRGVESDPAGALAIEILAIDTLLQNADWKQSIASFGSTATVGQNNGGSHD
- a CDS encoding enoyl-[acyl-carrier protein] reductase II; its protein translation is MKQTRLTEMLNIRYPIIQAGMSWASSNAALPSAVTNAGGLGVIAAGPMYLDAFRDAVREVKQKVGDKTFAVNLPLYRPEAERFLDVIEEERVPVVFASQGGPKAHLARFHALGTRWIHVVSTLEHARKAVAAGVDALVVVGAEAGGHPPANGVSTLVAVRRAATEFSIPIVAGGGVADGYGIAALLALGADAVQLGTRFIATRESGVHENYKRVVLETDIDGTTLVGIRQLPIRMTKNAFAQAVLHADINERDQAAYKVLFASSSLRQAALEGDIERGKVELGQSAGLVNDLPGAAEVVKRLVDEYDAAIGRLIE